One Orrella dioscoreae genomic window carries:
- a CDS encoding VirB3 family type IV secretion system protein, translating to MSAANEGAPGFAPGFEIPLHRSLTEPILLGGAPRTLAIANGTLAAAVGLGLQLWIPGVVLWIVGHSLAVWGARVDPQFMQVFARHIKHKPLLDA from the coding sequence ATGAGTGCCGCCAACGAAGGTGCGCCGGGTTTCGCACCCGGTTTCGAGATTCCGCTGCATCGCTCGCTGACCGAGCCGATCCTGCTGGGCGGCGCGCCGCGCACCCTGGCGATCGCCAACGGCACGCTGGCCGCCGCCGTCGGGCTGGGCCTGCAACTGTGGATTCCCGGCGTGGTGCTCTGGATCGTCGGCCATTCGCTGGCGGTCTGGGGCGCTCGCGTCGATCCGCAGTTCATGCAGGTCTTCGCTCGGCACATCAAGCACAAGCCGCTGCTGGACGCATAG
- the trbE gene encoding conjugal transfer protein TrbE: MLNLAEYRQRPALLADWLPWAGLIGPGVVLNKDGSFQRTARFRGPDMDSATQGELIATSARLNNALRRLGSGWALFIEAERRAAAGYPRSDFPEPLSWLVEEERRAAFEESGHHYESAYHLTLAYLPPEESRARAAKMLYENAPGDGVDWQGRLEAFVAETDRVFDLLDGVMPEIAWLDDAQTLTYLHATVSTRRYRVGVPDVPFHIDALLADAALVGGLAPMLGDQHLRVVSVRGFPTSTWPGILDDLNRLGFGYRWSTRFVCMDKAEAEKELGRLRRQWFAKRKNVVALLRETIFQQESPLVDTDANNKAADADAALQELGSDQVAFGYLTATVTVLDTDPAVADEKLRMVERVIQGRGFVTIPEALNAVDAWLSSIPGNAYANVRQPIVSTLNLAHMMPLSAVWAGPEKNAHLDGPPLIVTRTDGATPFRLVTHIGDVGHTLVAGPTGMGKSVLLATLAMQFRRYPGSRIFAFDMGRSMRATILGLGGEHYDLGNDGAIAFQPLARIDQEGYRTWAAEWVEGRLLHEGVDIGPDEKAAIWSALGSLAGAPVEQRTLTGLSVLLQSNALRQALAPYVLGGAHGKLLDADSDRLGSGSVQCFEMEELMHSKAAVLAVLGYLFARFDERFDGAPTLLILDEAWLFLDDPVFAARIRQWLKTLRKKNVSVIFATQSLADIKDSSIAPAVIESCASRIFLPNPQATEPQIRTIYEGFGLNARQIEIVATAQPKRDYYYQSRLGNRLFDLDLGPATLAFAGASTPQDQRDMDRVLLNAGTPGFAGAWLRHRSLDWAADLLPSFPGFSPAAASFLASDPLEVSP; this comes from the coding sequence ATGCTGAACCTTGCCGAATACCGCCAGCGGCCCGCGCTGCTGGCCGACTGGCTGCCCTGGGCCGGGCTGATCGGGCCGGGCGTCGTCTTGAACAAGGATGGTTCGTTCCAGCGCACAGCACGTTTTCGCGGGCCGGATATGGACAGCGCCACGCAAGGCGAGCTGATCGCCACGTCGGCGCGCTTGAACAACGCACTGCGCCGCCTCGGATCGGGCTGGGCCTTATTCATTGAAGCCGAGCGCCGCGCTGCGGCGGGCTATCCGCGTTCCGACTTCCCCGAACCGCTGTCCTGGCTGGTGGAGGAAGAACGCCGCGCGGCTTTCGAGGAATCGGGCCATCACTATGAAAGTGCCTACCACCTGACGCTGGCCTACCTGCCGCCGGAAGAATCCCGCGCCCGAGCCGCCAAGATGCTCTATGAAAACGCGCCGGGCGATGGCGTGGACTGGCAGGGTCGGCTGGAAGCCTTCGTGGCTGAAACGGATCGCGTCTTCGACCTGCTCGACGGCGTGATGCCGGAAATTGCCTGGCTGGATGACGCGCAGACGCTGACCTACCTGCACGCCACGGTGTCCACGCGGCGCTACCGCGTCGGCGTGCCCGACGTGCCGTTCCACATCGACGCACTGTTGGCCGATGCCGCCCTGGTCGGTGGCCTCGCGCCCATGCTGGGCGACCAGCACTTGCGGGTGGTGTCGGTACGGGGCTTCCCGACCTCGACCTGGCCGGGGATTCTGGACGACCTCAATCGCCTGGGCTTCGGCTACCGCTGGAGCACGCGCTTTGTCTGCATGGACAAAGCCGAGGCGGAAAAGGAACTGGGCCGCCTGCGCCGCCAGTGGTTCGCCAAGCGCAAGAACGTCGTCGCGCTGCTGCGCGAAACCATCTTCCAGCAGGAAAGCCCGCTGGTCGATACCGACGCCAACAACAAGGCCGCCGACGCCGATGCTGCCTTGCAGGAGCTGGGCAGCGATCAAGTCGCCTTTGGCTACCTGACGGCCACCGTGACGGTGCTCGACACCGACCCAGCGGTGGCCGACGAGAAACTGCGCATGGTGGAGCGCGTCATCCAGGGCCGAGGCTTCGTCACCATCCCCGAAGCCCTCAATGCGGTGGATGCCTGGCTGTCGTCCATTCCCGGCAATGCCTATGCCAATGTGCGTCAGCCCATCGTCTCGACGCTGAACCTGGCACACATGATGCCGTTGTCCGCTGTGTGGGCCGGGCCGGAGAAGAACGCGCATCTGGATGGCCCACCGCTGATCGTCACCCGCACCGACGGCGCGACGCCGTTCCGGCTGGTGACGCACATCGGCGACGTGGGCCACACGCTGGTCGCCGGGCCAACCGGCATGGGCAAGTCGGTGTTGCTCGCCACACTGGCGATGCAGTTTCGCCGCTATCCCGGCTCGCGGATCTTCGCCTTCGATATGGGGCGCTCCATGCGCGCCACCATCCTGGGGCTGGGCGGCGAGCACTACGACCTGGGCAACGACGGGGCGATTGCTTTCCAGCCATTGGCCCGCATCGACCAGGAGGGCTACCGCACCTGGGCCGCAGAGTGGGTGGAAGGCCGCCTGCTGCATGAAGGTGTGGACATCGGCCCGGACGAGAAGGCAGCGATCTGGTCGGCACTGGGCAGCCTCGCCGGTGCGCCGGTGGAGCAACGCACGCTGACGGGCCTGTCGGTGCTGCTGCAATCGAACGCACTGCGCCAGGCGCTCGCACCCTATGTGCTGGGCGGCGCGCACGGCAAGCTGCTGGACGCAGACTCGGATCGTCTTGGCTCAGGCTCTGTGCAGTGCTTCGAGATGGAAGAACTGATGCACAGCAAGGCGGCAGTGCTGGCCGTGCTGGGCTACCTGTTCGCCCGCTTCGATGAACGCTTCGACGGCGCGCCCACGCTGCTGATCCTCGATGAAGCCTGGCTGTTCCTCGATGACCCGGTGTTCGCCGCCCGCATCCGGCAATGGCTCAAGACACTGCGCAAGAAGAACGTCAGCGTCATCTTCGCCACGCAGTCGCTGGCCGACATCAAGGATTCGAGCATTGCTCCGGCGGTAATCGAAAGCTGTGCCAGTCGGATTTTTCTCCCTAACCCACAGGCGACCGAGCCGCAGATCCGCACGATCTACGAAGGCTTCGGGCTGAACGCGCGCCAGATCGAGATCGTGGCGACCGCGCAGCCCAAGCGTGACTACTACTACCAATCTCGCCTGGGCAATCGCCTGTTCGACCTCGACCTGGGGCCAGCCACGCTGGCCTTTGCCGGGGCTTCCACTCCGCAAGACCAACGCGACATGGATCGCGTGCTGTTGAACGCCGGCACACCGGGGTTTGCCGGTGCCTGGTTGCGTCATCGCAGCCTCGATTGGGCTGCCGACCTGTTGCCTTCTTTCCCCGGTTTTTCACCGGCCGCGGCGTCCTTCCTCGCATCTGATCCCCTGGAGGTTTCACCATGA
- the trbJ gene encoding P-type conjugative transfer protein TrbJ, with translation MKTKPRLLSASLAAVLSVSLLAVPPASALTVFDPSNFVQNTLTAVRTLEQINNQINQLQNEAQMLMNQARNLANLDFNIVNRLRSTLATTERLIAEARGLAYDVQSMDATFARLYPEQYAATVSGDQMLRDAQERWKNTLNGLHTAMRMQAQVSQNLAQDESALSDLVSQSQSATGALQAMQATNQLLALQAKQSIQAQQLQITQERAAALELARQAAAVERGREVTRRFLGDGTPYTPQRVDFYGN, from the coding sequence ATGAAGACCAAGCCCCGTTTGCTGTCCGCCTCGCTCGCCGCCGTGCTGTCGGTGTCGCTTCTGGCCGTTCCGCCCGCATCCGCGTTGACAGTGTTCGATCCGTCCAACTTCGTGCAGAACACGCTGACCGCCGTGCGCACGCTGGAGCAGATCAACAACCAGATCAACCAGCTTCAGAACGAAGCGCAGATGCTGATGAACCAGGCGCGCAATCTGGCGAATCTGGACTTCAATATCGTCAATCGCCTGCGTTCGACGCTGGCGACCACCGAACGCCTGATCGCCGAGGCGCGCGGCCTGGCCTACGACGTGCAGAGCATGGATGCCACCTTCGCCCGGCTGTACCCGGAGCAGTATGCCGCGACCGTCAGCGGCGACCAGATGCTGCGCGATGCGCAGGAGCGCTGGAAGAACACGCTGAACGGCCTGCACACCGCGATGCGGATGCAGGCGCAGGTGTCGCAGAACCTGGCGCAAGACGAAAGTGCGCTGTCCGACCTAGTCAGCCAGAGTCAGTCAGCCACCGGCGCGCTGCAAGCCATGCAGGCGACCAACCAGCTTCTGGCCTTGCAGGCCAAGCAGTCCATCCAGGCGCAGCAGCTCCAGATCACGCAAGAGCGCGCCGCCGCGCTAGAACTGGCACGCCAGGCGGCGGCTGTCGAACGTGGCCGTGAAGTGACGCGCCGCTTCCTGGGGGATGGCACGCCCTACACGCCGCAGCGCGTGGATTTCTACGGCAACTGA